In Drosophila busckii strain San Diego stock center, stock number 13000-0081.31 chromosome 4, ASM1175060v1, whole genome shotgun sequence, the following proteins share a genomic window:
- the LOC108607389 gene encoding protein pangolin isoform X4: MPVASALVSELLLRQQQDIMQHWSRLADPIENSGEGECGTAPENATVIHNRIPLALARIYSSNMLSNPKTSAQQQQQMLASQLFYAQFLQQPYLSSAVTQDREHDQQHQWELTESSNVKSASLTRRSDAETEVAAQAFYLSQDNNNNKRKQSDIIEIDMSNNSTSNNNSKSSPNKTEKMAKSSGFSKSRSTSSSTSYFFQEQKTLLLDVKTGLEQLILLGSQFRQGLGTSQYVQYNKSTQSDGMLGKHAANPNLNLYPNCKSSLSSKSNTGSTLELTVQRQLDDNRREIESMLDQVQRLYHQWSSAELYYLRSLQRLGLTPLDVPRTPTHNVMALASIALSAESDMEVKDSEDLRAAAQDREQENIHRQELMTDGNIQSTSSSTNTAHRTLKDIENIILQQAASANHQKYFSFLSASQAHSDPENSGSDGDGDGEGDTDSNNGNEHNHALGPDYEDELESTPSPECIWHPKANTSGEPRENCSTAAEIILEYASLSARPKLSSLRTPGGIDLNSPEIVHSQQENCPLSVVNLSPIAAPHLATIQRDCDLTTGYLSEIQFPPTPATPPTSSNSSCSTGPMVAAANSTGAGINNKLHRRKSRYARRIETPVPSSSTSTSTSASPPELESSSYKVVAIRRAHACVSSSMAAATPPPVIRCGSAVTTLQERTFTDILKAQFGSLKATSRASSVSSVGNTQTAADGRNDSCDGDPISDAPYDLSIGTRLKKINLDSKSSSNSQANDCKDNSNDKKKPHIKKPLNAFMLYMKEMRAKVVAECTLKESAAINQILGRRWHELSREEQSKYYEKARQERQLHMELYPGWSARDNYGYVSKKKKRKKDRSTSDSGGNNMKKCRARFGLDQQNQWCKPCSPSVGLGIISSTNNCVGGMVSGCGAAGGGSGPVGISVGMLAPGMGMGATVMLPNSSSSSSSSQTSSNGNGSAPLNANTCSQPSTDRNGGGGGGGGGGVGPTASSQQLSPQAPPTYVNL; this comes from the exons ATGCCTGTTGCGTCCGCATTGGTATCAGAGCTGCTTCTTCGCCAGCAACAGGATATAATGCAGCATTGGTCAAGGTTGGCCGATCCTATTGAAAACAGTGGGGAAGGAGAGTGCGGAACGGCGCCTGAGAATGCGACCGTCATACATAATCGTATTCCTTTAGCCTTGGCACGCATATATAGCAGCAATATGCTGTCGAATCCGAAAACTTcagcgcaacaacagcaacaaatgttagCGTCACAATTGTTCTATGCTCAATTTCTACAACAGCCATATTTATCATCAGCGGTAACGCAGGACCGAGAACACGATCAACAGCACCAATGGGAGTTGACAGAATCGAGTAATGTAAAAAGCGCATCATTAACAAGGAGATCAGATGCAGAAACAGAAGTAGCAGCACAAGCCTTTTATTTATCGCaagataacaacaataataaaagaaaacaaagcgatataattgaaattgatatgAGTAACAATTCCacaagcaataacaatagcaagaGTTCGCCTAACAAGACGGAAAAAATGGCAAAGAGTTCAGGATTCTCAAAATCAAGATCGACTTCAAGTTCGACCAGCTATTTCTTTCAGGAGCAGAAGACTCTACTGCTCGATGTCAAAACAGGACTAGAGCAACTTATACTGCTCGGGAGTCAATTTCGACAAGGCTTGGGAACATCCCAATATGTACAATATAACAAATCTACTCAGTCCGATGGAATGTTGGGTAAGCATGCCGCCAACCCCAACCTCAACCTTTATCCCAATTGCAAGTCAAGCTTGAGCTCAAAATCAAACACAGGCTCGACTCTGGAGTTGACTGTGCAAAGGCAATTGGATGACAATCGCAGAGAGATCGAGAGTATGCTGGACCAAGTTCAGCGGCTCTACCATCAGTGGAGCAGTGCCGAACTTTACTATTTGCGCAGTCTTCAGCGCTTGGGACTCACTCCACTAGATGTACCCAGAACACCCACACATAATGTGATGGCTCTAGCTTCTATTGCTCTGTCTGCTGAGAGCGATATGGAAGTAAAGGATTCAGAGGATCTCCGAGCTGCAGCGCAAGATCGAGAACAAGAAAATATTCACAGACAGGAGTTAATGACAGATGGAAATATACAGTCGACGTCAAGTTCTACAAATACTGCGCATCGTACGCTTAAAGacattgaaaatataatattgcAACAAGCTGCCTCTGCTAATCACCAAAAATACTTTTCCTTTTTGTCAGCAAGTCAAGCGCACAGTGATCCTGAAAATAGCGGTAGTGATGGCGATGGTGACGGCGAAGGCGATACCGACAGCAATAATGGCAATGAGCATAATCATGCATTAGGGCCTGATTATGAGGATGAGCTCGAATCCACTCCTTCCCCCGAATGCATTTGGCatccaaaagcaaatacatcCGGTGAGCCAAGGGAAAATTGTAGCACTGCAGCAGAAATAATCTTAGAATATGCGTCATTATCTGCAAGACCGAAGCTAAGTTCTCTCAGAACACCAGGTGGCATAGATCTTAATAGTCCCGAAATTGTACACAGTCAACAAGAGAATTGTCCTCTAAGCGTCGTAAATCTGTCACCGATTGCAGCCCCCCACCTCGCTACCATTCAGCGTGACTGCGATTTGACAACCGGCTACCTGAGTGAAATACAATTTCCACCTACGCCTGCAACACCTCCTACCAGCAGTAACAGCAGTTGCTCAACAGGACCCATGGTCGCTGCCGCTAATTCTACTGGCGCaggaataaataataaacttcaTCGACGAAAATCACGATATGCGCGCCGCATTGAGACCCCAGTTCCCTCATCCTCGACATCGACCTCAACTTCAGCATCACCGCCTGAGCTTGAAAGCAGCTCTTACAAAGTAGTTGCCATCCGTCGTGCTCATGCGTGTGTTTCTAGCTCAATGGCAGCTGCAACTCCACCACCAGTAATTCGGTGTGGATCTGCTGTTACCACTCTTCAGGAACGCACCTTCACCGACATCCTTAAAGCTCAGTTTGGTTCACTGAAAGCAACTTCTAGAGCATCCAGTGTTAGCAGCGTTGGGAACACACAAACCGCTGCAGATGGACGTAATGATAGCTGCGATGGAGACCCAATAAGTGATGCTCCTTACGACTTAAGCATAGGAACAagactaaaaaaaat AAACTTGGATAGCAAAAGCTCATCGAATTCGCAAGCAAACGATTGTAAAGATAACTCaaacgataaaaaaaaaccacataTCAAAAAGCCACTGAATGCATTTATGCTCTACATGAAGGAGATGCGGGCCAAGGTTGTGGCAGAGTGTACACTCAAAGAATCTGCAGCAATCAATCAGATACTTGGACGACGG TGGCACGAGCTTTCCCGCGAagaacaaagcaaatattacgAAAAGGCGCGGCAAGAGCGTCAATTGCATATGGAGTTGTATCCGGGGTGGAGTGCACGAGATAACTACGGTTACGtgtcaaaaaagaaaaagcgtaAAAAAGACAGATCGACTTCGGATTCGGGAG gTAACAATATGAAAAAATGTCGTGCCCGCTTCGGATTGGATCAACAGAATCAATGGTGCAAGCCCTGCAG TCCCAGTGTGGGATTGGGCATCATTTCATCGACAAACAACTGTGTTGGTGGCATGGTCAGTGgttgtggtgctgctggtggtggtagTGGTCCTGTCGGTATAAGTGTTGGCATGCTGGCACCTGGAATGGGCATGGGAGCAACTGTCATGCTGCCAAACTCGTCGTCCTCATCTTCTTCCTCGCAGACTAGCAGTAACGGAAATGGATCCGCACCCCTTAATGCCAACACTTGCTCTCAGCCTTCCACTGATCGCaatggtggtggtggcggtggtggtggtggtggtgttggtcCAACTGCTAGTTCCCAACAACTTTCGCCCCAGGCACCGCCGACctatgtaaatttataa
- the LOC108607389 gene encoding protein pangolin, isoforms A/H/I/S isoform X8: protein MPHTHTRHGSSGDDLGSTDEVKVFKDEGDREDEKISSENLLVEEKSSLIDLTESEEKGSKTVTRPDHSPVFNKLEPHTPSFNMGYLVSPYSYANGAPGGLPVTMASKIGLPPFFCPNGDPLTTPPPAHCGIPPYRLDPKTMGLPRPALYPFAASQYPYPMLSPDMSQVASWHTPSVYSSSSFRTPYPSTLPISTTLSSDFPFSFSPNLLPSVHASPHHVLNSHPSIVASSSKQDCSVQDITTNNRYSRNLDSKSSSNSQANDCKDNSNDKKKPHIKKPLNAFMLYMKEMRAKVVAECTLKESAAINQILGRRWHALGREEQAKYYELARRERQLHMQMYPDWSSRTNASRGKKRKRKQDATDAGGNNMKKCRARFGLDQQNQWCKPCSPSVGLGIISSTNNCVGGMVSGCGAAGGGSGPVGISVGMLAPGMGMGATVMLPNSSSSSSSSQTSSNGNGSAPLNANTCSQPSTDRNGGGGGGGGGGVGPTASSQQLSPQAPPTYVNL from the exons ATGCCGCATACACACACGCGACATGGATCATCAGGCGATGATTTAGGTAGCACAGACGAGGTCAAAGTATTTAAGGATGAAGGCGATCGTGAAGATGAGAAAATTTCATCCGAGAACCTTTTAGTCGAAGAAAAGTCTAGTTTAATAGATTTAACGGAGAGCGAG gAAAAGGGAAGCAAAACAGTTACGAGGCCGGATCATAGCCCTGTTTTTA ACAAGCTTGAGCCACATACACCCAGCTTTAATATGGGATATCTAGTGTCTCCTTACTCCTATGCGAACGGAGCTCCAGGCGGGCTGCCAGTCACAATG GCCAGCAAAATTGGACTACCTCCATTTTTTTGCCCTAATGGCGACCCATTAACTACTCCTCCACCGGCACATTGTGGTATACCCCCGTATCGGTTGGATCCTAAGACAATGG gTCTCCCACGTCCTGCCTTGTATCCTTTTGCTGCCAGCCAATATCCCTATCCGATGCTCAGTCCCGACATGTCGCAAGTAGCTTCATG gCACACCCCATCTGTATACTCCTCATCTAGCTTTCGGACCCCTTACCCATCTACATTGCCAATTAGCACAACATTATCAAG TGACTTTCCATTTAGTTTCTCCCCCAATCTTTTGCCATCAGTACATGCTTCCCCTCACCACGTATTGAACTCACATCCATCAATTGTGGCGTCTAGTTCAAAGCAGGATTGCAGCGTTCAGGATATCACAACGAACAACCGGTATTCAAG AAACTTGGATAGCAAAAGCTCATCGAATTCGCAAGCAAACGATTGTAAAGATAACTCaaacgataaaaaaaaaccacataTCAAAAAGCCACTGAATGCATTTATGCTCTACATGAAGGAGATGCGGGCCAAGGTTGTGGCAGAGTGTACACTCAAAGAATCTGCAGCAATCAATCAGATACTTGGACGACGG TGGCATGCCTTGGGGCGTGAGGAGCAAGCCAAGTATTACGAGTTGGCGCGACGGGAGCGCCAACTGCACATGCAAATGTATCCCGATTGGAGTTCACGCACAAACGCCTCACGCGGCAAgaagcggaaacggaagcaAGACGCCACCGACGCTGGAG gTAACAATATGAAAAAATGTCGTGCCCGCTTCGGATTGGATCAACAGAATCAATGGTGCAAGCCCTGCAG TCCCAGTGTGGGATTGGGCATCATTTCATCGACAAACAACTGTGTTGGTGGCATGGTCAGTGgttgtggtgctgctggtggtggtagTGGTCCTGTCGGTATAAGTGTTGGCATGCTGGCACCTGGAATGGGCATGGGAGCAACTGTCATGCTGCCAAACTCGTCGTCCTCATCTTCTTCCTCGCAGACTAGCAGTAACGGAAATGGATCCGCACCCCTTAATGCCAACACTTGCTCTCAGCCTTCCACTGATCGCaatggtggtggtggcggtggtggtggtggtggtgttggtcCAACTGCTAGTTCCCAACAACTTTCGCCCCAGGCACCGCCGACctatgtaaatttataa
- the LOC108607389 gene encoding protein pangolin isoform X7, which produces MPVASALVSELLLRQQQDIMQHWSRLADPIENSGEGECGTAPENATVIHNRIPLALARIYSSNMLSNPKTSAQQQQQMLASQLFYAQFLQQPYLSSAVTQDREHDQQHQWELTESSNVKSASLTRRSDAETEVAAQAFYLSQDNNNNKRKQSDIIEIDMSNNSTSNNNSKSSPNKTEKMAKSSGFSKSRSTSSSTSYFFQEQKTLLLDVKTGLEQLILLGSQFRQGLGTSQYVQYNKSTQSDGMLGKHAANPNLNLYPNCKSSLSSKSNTGSTLELTVQRQLDDNRREIESMLDQVQRLYHQWSSAELYYLRSLQRLGLTPLDVPRTPTHNVMALASIALSAESDMEVKDSEDLRAAAQDREQENIHRQELMTDGNIQSTSSSTNTAHRTLKDIENIILQQAASANHQKYFSFLSASQAHSDPENSGSDGDGDGEGDTDSNNGNEHNHALGPDYEDELESTPSPECIWHPKANTSGEPRENCSTAAEIILEYASLSARPKLSSLRTPGGIDLNSPEIVHSQQENCPLSVVNLSPIAAPHLATIQRDCDLTTGYLSEIQFPPTPATPPTSSNSSCSTGPMVAAANSTGAGINNKLHRRKSRYARRIETPVPSSSTSTSTSASPPELESSSYKVVAIRRAHACVSSSMAAATPPPVIRCGSAVTTLQERTFTDILKAQFGSLKATSRASSVSSVGNTQTAADGRNDSCDGDPISDAPYDLSIGTRLKKINLDSKSSSNSQANDCKDNSNDKKKPHIKKPLNAFMLYMKEMRAKVVAECTLKESAAINQILGRRWHELSREEQSKYYEKARQERQLHMELYPGWSARDNYGYVSKKKKRKKDRSTSDSGVACLGA; this is translated from the exons ATGCCTGTTGCGTCCGCATTGGTATCAGAGCTGCTTCTTCGCCAGCAACAGGATATAATGCAGCATTGGTCAAGGTTGGCCGATCCTATTGAAAACAGTGGGGAAGGAGAGTGCGGAACGGCGCCTGAGAATGCGACCGTCATACATAATCGTATTCCTTTAGCCTTGGCACGCATATATAGCAGCAATATGCTGTCGAATCCGAAAACTTcagcgcaacaacagcaacaaatgttagCGTCACAATTGTTCTATGCTCAATTTCTACAACAGCCATATTTATCATCAGCGGTAACGCAGGACCGAGAACACGATCAACAGCACCAATGGGAGTTGACAGAATCGAGTAATGTAAAAAGCGCATCATTAACAAGGAGATCAGATGCAGAAACAGAAGTAGCAGCACAAGCCTTTTATTTATCGCaagataacaacaataataaaagaaaacaaagcgatataattgaaattgatatgAGTAACAATTCCacaagcaataacaatagcaagaGTTCGCCTAACAAGACGGAAAAAATGGCAAAGAGTTCAGGATTCTCAAAATCAAGATCGACTTCAAGTTCGACCAGCTATTTCTTTCAGGAGCAGAAGACTCTACTGCTCGATGTCAAAACAGGACTAGAGCAACTTATACTGCTCGGGAGTCAATTTCGACAAGGCTTGGGAACATCCCAATATGTACAATATAACAAATCTACTCAGTCCGATGGAATGTTGGGTAAGCATGCCGCCAACCCCAACCTCAACCTTTATCCCAATTGCAAGTCAAGCTTGAGCTCAAAATCAAACACAGGCTCGACTCTGGAGTTGACTGTGCAAAGGCAATTGGATGACAATCGCAGAGAGATCGAGAGTATGCTGGACCAAGTTCAGCGGCTCTACCATCAGTGGAGCAGTGCCGAACTTTACTATTTGCGCAGTCTTCAGCGCTTGGGACTCACTCCACTAGATGTACCCAGAACACCCACACATAATGTGATGGCTCTAGCTTCTATTGCTCTGTCTGCTGAGAGCGATATGGAAGTAAAGGATTCAGAGGATCTCCGAGCTGCAGCGCAAGATCGAGAACAAGAAAATATTCACAGACAGGAGTTAATGACAGATGGAAATATACAGTCGACGTCAAGTTCTACAAATACTGCGCATCGTACGCTTAAAGacattgaaaatataatattgcAACAAGCTGCCTCTGCTAATCACCAAAAATACTTTTCCTTTTTGTCAGCAAGTCAAGCGCACAGTGATCCTGAAAATAGCGGTAGTGATGGCGATGGTGACGGCGAAGGCGATACCGACAGCAATAATGGCAATGAGCATAATCATGCATTAGGGCCTGATTATGAGGATGAGCTCGAATCCACTCCTTCCCCCGAATGCATTTGGCatccaaaagcaaatacatcCGGTGAGCCAAGGGAAAATTGTAGCACTGCAGCAGAAATAATCTTAGAATATGCGTCATTATCTGCAAGACCGAAGCTAAGTTCTCTCAGAACACCAGGTGGCATAGATCTTAATAGTCCCGAAATTGTACACAGTCAACAAGAGAATTGTCCTCTAAGCGTCGTAAATCTGTCACCGATTGCAGCCCCCCACCTCGCTACCATTCAGCGTGACTGCGATTTGACAACCGGCTACCTGAGTGAAATACAATTTCCACCTACGCCTGCAACACCTCCTACCAGCAGTAACAGCAGTTGCTCAACAGGACCCATGGTCGCTGCCGCTAATTCTACTGGCGCaggaataaataataaacttcaTCGACGAAAATCACGATATGCGCGCCGCATTGAGACCCCAGTTCCCTCATCCTCGACATCGACCTCAACTTCAGCATCACCGCCTGAGCTTGAAAGCAGCTCTTACAAAGTAGTTGCCATCCGTCGTGCTCATGCGTGTGTTTCTAGCTCAATGGCAGCTGCAACTCCACCACCAGTAATTCGGTGTGGATCTGCTGTTACCACTCTTCAGGAACGCACCTTCACCGACATCCTTAAAGCTCAGTTTGGTTCACTGAAAGCAACTTCTAGAGCATCCAGTGTTAGCAGCGTTGGGAACACACAAACCGCTGCAGATGGACGTAATGATAGCTGCGATGGAGACCCAATAAGTGATGCTCCTTACGACTTAAGCATAGGAACAagactaaaaaaaat AAACTTGGATAGCAAAAGCTCATCGAATTCGCAAGCAAACGATTGTAAAGATAACTCaaacgataaaaaaaaaccacataTCAAAAAGCCACTGAATGCATTTATGCTCTACATGAAGGAGATGCGGGCCAAGGTTGTGGCAGAGTGTACACTCAAAGAATCTGCAGCAATCAATCAGATACTTGGACGACGG TGGCACGAGCTTTCCCGCGAagaacaaagcaaatattacgAAAAGGCGCGGCAAGAGCGTCAATTGCATATGGAGTTGTATCCGGGGTGGAGTGCACGAGATAACTACGGTTACGtgtcaaaaaagaaaaagcgtaAAAAAGACAGATCGACTTCGGATTCGGGAG TGGCATGCCTTGGGGCGTGA